In Acetoanaerobium noterae, a single genomic region encodes these proteins:
- a CDS encoding methyl-accepting chemotaxis protein encodes MRLDLSKKIALSVAILIIIVASGLGISSFKLSSDSLTSQAEKSLVDTTDINSIRIKDAVAARINLLQELANRARTQTMDISIQRESLKSDIERLGYLDFAVVTPDGTATYILGENTADLSDRDYVKKALSGEANLSDVIISKVTGEAVLMYAVPIKVEDKIVGALLGRRDGNALSELTDTMGFGENGYAYIMNTDGTTVAHPNRENVMNQVNPIEAAKENKAFSSLAELLTKVLEDSHGIGTYEYNGKTWYSAYDAIDGTNWILIQNADKAEVLEGLSALTKLILITTFFCLLLGVVFAFLLGKSIARPIKGLSEDILKISNYDLSINDTSNINKYIKNTDEVGIIASSLSEMQKNLIELIQNINESAQNVASSSEELTATSQQSATAAEEVARTIEEIANGASDQASETEKGAYNVDELGNLINSDISLIENLNQSAQTVEALKNQGFEVLSELTEKTNSVSISAKEIQEVINTTNTNAQSISAASEMIQNIADQTNLLALNAAIEAARAGEAGRGFAVVVADEIRKLAEQSTNFTSEISNIINSLTSQTDFAVSKIQEVGHIVDMQNESLQKTNTQFDGIAKAIDNVKTIVDHLNKSSATMNVKKDQIIAIIENLSAISEENAASTQEASASVEEQTAAMEQIADASESLAKLAQQMQESISIFKY; translated from the coding sequence ATGAGACTGGATTTATCTAAAAAAATTGCTTTATCAGTAGCTATATTAATAATTATAGTAGCTTCAGGACTTGGGATTTCGTCTTTTAAACTTAGCTCGGATTCACTTACTTCACAAGCAGAAAAATCACTAGTTGACACAACAGATATAAATTCAATAAGAATAAAAGATGCAGTAGCTGCTAGAATCAATCTCTTACAAGAGCTTGCAAATCGAGCAAGAACTCAAACAATGGATATAAGCATCCAACGTGAATCATTAAAAAGTGACATTGAAAGATTAGGCTATTTGGATTTTGCTGTAGTTACGCCAGATGGCACAGCTACATATATTTTAGGTGAAAATACTGCTGATTTGAGCGATAGAGATTATGTAAAAAAAGCTCTTTCAGGTGAGGCCAATCTATCAGATGTAATTATCAGTAAAGTTACAGGAGAAGCCGTGCTTATGTACGCTGTTCCTATTAAAGTCGAAGACAAAATAGTTGGAGCTTTGCTTGGTAGAAGAGATGGTAATGCTTTAAGCGAGCTTACTGATACAATGGGCTTCGGCGAAAACGGCTATGCTTATATTATGAATACTGACGGAACTACTGTAGCTCATCCAAATCGAGAAAATGTAATGAATCAAGTCAATCCAATAGAAGCAGCTAAGGAAAATAAAGCATTTTCATCTTTAGCAGAGCTTCTCACTAAAGTGCTTGAAGATAGTCATGGAATAGGAACCTATGAGTACAACGGAAAAACCTGGTACTCTGCTTATGATGCTATTGACGGAACAAACTGGATTTTGATTCAAAATGCAGATAAAGCTGAGGTTTTAGAAGGTCTTTCTGCTCTCACCAAGCTTATTCTAATCACAACATTTTTTTGCTTATTGCTAGGAGTAGTTTTCGCTTTTCTTCTTGGAAAATCTATTGCTAGGCCGATAAAAGGATTGTCTGAGGATATACTAAAAATCTCAAACTACGATTTATCAATTAACGATACTAGTAATATAAATAAATATATTAAAAATACAGATGAGGTAGGAATAATAGCAAGCTCGCTTTCAGAAATGCAGAAAAATTTAATAGAATTAATACAAAATATAAATGAAAGTGCACAAAATGTTGCGTCTTCATCAGAAGAGCTAACCGCCACAAGTCAGCAATCTGCAACTGCCGCAGAAGAGGTTGCTAGAACTATAGAGGAGATTGCGAACGGTGCAAGCGACCAAGCTAGCGAAACAGAAAAAGGCGCTTACAATGTAGATGAACTTGGCAATCTCATAAACAGTGATATATCTCTAATAGAGAATTTGAATCAATCTGCCCAAACTGTAGAAGCTCTTAAGAATCAAGGATTTGAAGTTCTGTCAGAGCTTACTGAAAAAACCAACTCAGTATCTATATCTGCTAAAGAAATACAAGAGGTCATCAACACCACGAATACAAATGCTCAGAGTATATCAGCTGCAAGTGAGATGATTCAAAACATTGCAGATCAAACTAATCTACTCGCTCTTAACGCTGCTATTGAAGCTGCAAGAGCTGGAGAAGCCGGAAGAGGCTTTGCAGTAGTAGTTGCTGATGAAATAAGAAAATTAGCAGAGCAATCTACTAACTTTACTTCTGAGATTTCTAACATAATAAATTCTCTTACAAGCCAAACGGATTTTGCCGTATCAAAAATTCAAGAAGTCGGTCACATAGTTGATATGCAAAATGAAAGTCTTCAAAAAACCAATACTCAATTTGATGGCATAGCAAAAGCAATAGACAATGTCAAAACTATAGTTGACCATCTCAATAAATCAAGTGCCACAATGAATGTGAAAAAAGACCAGATAATTGCAATCATTGAAAATTTATCTGCAATATCTGAGGAAAATGCTGCATCAACTCAGGAAGCCTCTGCCTCTGTAGAAGAACAAACCGCTGCTATGGAGCAGATTGCTGATGCTAGCGAATCTTTAGCAAAGCTTGCTCAGCAGATGCAAGAAAGTATCTCTATATTTAAATATTAA
- a CDS encoding helix-turn-helix domain-containing protein, which yields MELGEKLQQLRKQNNWTQEQLAEQLYISRTAVSKWESGKGYPSIDSLKNISALFKISIDDLLSGDELVQLATNENKENVENITGMIYGLLDLVAIAFIFLPFYGNPEGDYIRAVNLIDYKEVVGLKTIYYILLLSLFGIGAAELGLRFFEKTKSMGKVLRRLSVGMHILAILLFSMTRQPYLSTFLFILFLMKGFITLNNKKL from the coding sequence ATGGAGCTGGGAGAAAAACTTCAGCAGCTTAGAAAACAAAATAATTGGACTCAGGAACAGCTTGCAGAGCAGCTGTACATTTCTAGGACAGCTGTTTCAAAATGGGAGAGTGGCAAGGGTTACCCTAGCATTGATTCGCTAAAAAACATCTCTGCTTTATTCAAGATATCAATTGATGATTTACTTTCTGGAGATGAGCTAGTACAGCTTGCAACAAATGAAAATAAAGAAAATGTAGAAAATATCACAGGAATGATATATGGGCTACTCGATTTAGTCGCTATTGCCTTTATATTTTTGCCGTTTTATGGAAACCCAGAGGGAGATTATATAAGAGCTGTAAATCTTATAGATTACAAAGAGGTAGTTGGGCTAAAAACCATCTACTACATTTTACTGCTTTCGTTATTTGGAATAGGGGCTGCAGAGCTTGGGCTTAGATTTTTTGAGAAAACAAAAAGCATGGGTAAAGTATTAAGAAGGCTATCTGTAGGAATGCATATACTAGCAATTCTTCTTTTTTCTATGACCAGACAGCCTTACTTATCGACTTTTCTTTTTATACTTTTTCTCATGAAAGGATTCATTACTCTTAACAATAAAAAACTATAG
- a CDS encoding amino acid ABC transporter permease yields MNFDFNILLKALVELLSALPITLSVGLLAMLIGLGFGIFIGIVRYFKLPGIDLILRGYVSFFRGTPLMIQLFLFFFGLPQLFPSLGNIGAFEASVLIMSINSAAYIAETTRAAILSVDKLQQDAGLSVGLTLWQTMLYVQLPQALRVAIPSFGNTFIGIIQGTALTFMLGLNDLMGLGKMKAAVNYKFFEIYLAVGLIYWAITLIIGQANKYLENHYSKGRMA; encoded by the coding sequence ATGAACTTTGATTTTAATATACTTTTAAAAGCTTTAGTAGAGCTTCTTTCTGCTCTTCCTATAACACTTTCAGTTGGCTTGCTTGCCATGCTAATTGGACTAGGCTTTGGAATATTCATAGGCATAGTAAGATATTTTAAGCTACCAGGTATAGATTTGATTTTAAGAGGGTATGTATCATTTTTTAGAGGCACTCCGCTGATGATTCAGCTTTTCCTGTTTTTCTTCGGGCTGCCTCAGCTCTTTCCTTCACTAGGAAACATCGGTGCCTTTGAAGCTTCTGTCCTGATTATGTCTATCAACTCTGCTGCATATATAGCAGAGACTACAAGAGCGGCAATATTGTCCGTAGATAAGCTCCAGCAAGATGCTGGACTCTCAGTTGGACTTACACTATGGCAGACTATGCTATACGTCCAGCTACCTCAAGCCCTTAGAGTTGCTATTCCTTCATTTGGAAATACTTTTATCGGAATTATTCAAGGAACTGCACTTACCTTCATGCTGGGTCTTAATGATTTGATGGGACTAGGAAAAATGAAAGCCGCTGTAAACTATAAATTTTTCGAAATATATCTGGCTGTTGGACTTATTTACTGGGCTATCACCTTAATAATAGGCCAAGCAAATAAATATTTAGAAAACCACTATAGCAAAGGGAGGATGGCATAA
- a CDS encoding L-lactate MFS transporter: MKENISLDLKKSTNSKRWKYVILGIILMMLLGTVYSYSVFRLAVQNYFEVDFTSSGLPYMASLAFYSLFMFVTGRFIDRFHPRNIMIFGSLLVALGWILSAFAPNIYVLTLTYGVISGAGVGIAYGVPMTVVARWFPEKKGFAVGLVLVGFGLSPLITAPLARTIVELVGLTRAFLILGAGFAVFLPVLSYFFEYPELEASSQIKEEGKSVKVSGHTTKEMLKDKSFKGLYINFIIGTTIGLMLVGMTTSIGVEYVGLTATKVTMLMTIFAIFNGMGRPTFGWLTDRLSPRKAMLLSYILIISAALVMVLFGESSLIVYIIGFAIFWFNLGGWLAIAPASTMNMYGTGHYSQNYGLVFTAYGIGAVTGVITSGMLIDAHGNYKLLFYYIIALCLAGIFSTINFIKPQNA; this comes from the coding sequence ATGAAAGAAAATATAAGCTTAGACTTGAAGAAAAGCACAAACAGTAAAAGATGGAAATATGTTATTTTAGGAATTATTTTGATGATGCTGCTTGGAACAGTTTATTCTTACAGTGTGTTTAGACTAGCTGTACAGAATTATTTTGAAGTAGATTTTACCAGCAGTGGACTTCCATATATGGCATCATTAGCTTTTTATTCACTTTTTATGTTTGTAACAGGGAGATTTATTGATAGATTTCATCCTAGAAATATAATGATATTTGGAAGCTTACTAGTAGCACTCGGCTGGATACTATCTGCCTTTGCACCTAATATATATGTGCTTACACTTACTTATGGAGTTATAAGTGGAGCAGGAGTAGGGATTGCATATGGAGTTCCTATGACGGTTGTGGCAAGGTGGTTTCCGGAGAAAAAAGGCTTTGCAGTGGGCTTGGTGCTTGTAGGTTTTGGATTATCCCCACTTATCACAGCGCCTCTTGCTAGGACTATAGTCGAGCTAGTTGGATTAACTAGGGCATTTTTAATACTGGGAGCTGGGTTTGCAGTATTTTTGCCAGTTCTTTCGTATTTCTTTGAATATCCAGAGCTAGAAGCTTCATCCCAGATTAAAGAAGAGGGTAAATCAGTAAAGGTATCTGGACATACGACGAAGGAAATGCTTAAAGACAAAAGCTTTAAAGGGCTTTATATAAATTTTATAATAGGGACGACCATAGGCCTTATGCTTGTAGGAATGACAACTAGCATAGGGGTTGAATATGTGGGACTCACTGCAACAAAAGTGACTATGCTCATGACTATATTTGCCATATTTAATGGGATGGGAAGACCTACTTTTGGATGGCTGACAGATAGATTATCTCCGAGAAAAGCTATGCTTTTATCATATATACTGATAATATCAGCAGCTCTTGTTATGGTCTTATTTGGTGAGAGTAGCCTTATAGTTTATATTATTGGATTTGCAATATTTTGGTTTAACCTTGGAGGCTGGCTTGCTATAGCACCTGCATCCACTATGAATATGTACGGAACAGGTCATTATAGTCAAAACTACGGGCTTGTGTTTACAGCATATGGAATAGGCGCAGTAACGGGAGTAATAACTTCTGGTATGCTAATAGATGCCCATGGAAATTACAAGCTTTTATTTTACTATATTATCGCACTTTGCTTAGCAGGAATTTTTTCTACAATAAACTTTATAAAACCCCAAAATGCATAG
- a CDS encoding Na+/H+ antiporter NhaC family protein has translation METVFGLVITFVMLMFSIYKGIFIGYPLLISFFIFVIISLRKGYSIADISKMAYDGGKKSFVVLKIFILIGAITAVWMSSGTVPSIVYYGINLMNPNYFIFYAFIISSLVSFLLGTSLGTVSTVGLALIVMAKSGEVNTSIATGAIIAGAYFGDRCSPMSSSANLIANLTETELFINIKNMLKSAVLPFILSLILYFVVSLSSPLNTASGGIDKAIVKSFDISILALLPSIIILVLSIFRVNVKISMFLSIALASVLSIYIQGYKINEVLYFILMGFHLDFANPLYLIIKGGGIISMLRPAIVVFISCSLAGIFEGTKTLQSVEKLLLKANSRSSLFLYTTIVSILTAAFGSNQSIAAVLTASLMDKAYKQNSVDKYQMALDLENTGIVLSALIPWNLAAFVPTSTMDVSPVGFITYAFYLYLLPITSYMILRYKNK, from the coding sequence ATGGAAACAGTTTTTGGCCTTGTAATTACCTTTGTCATGCTAATGTTTTCTATATATAAGGGAATATTCATAGGATATCCTCTTCTTATAAGCTTTTTTATATTTGTAATAATATCGCTTCGTAAAGGCTACTCAATAGCAGATATCTCTAAAATGGCTTATGATGGAGGCAAAAAATCCTTTGTCGTATTAAAGATTTTCATTTTAATCGGAGCAATAACTGCAGTATGGATGAGTAGTGGAACAGTTCCCTCAATCGTTTATTATGGAATTAACCTAATGAACCCCAATTATTTTATTTTTTATGCATTTATAATAAGCAGTCTCGTTTCTTTTTTACTTGGAACTTCTCTTGGTACTGTAAGCACAGTAGGACTTGCTCTTATAGTCATGGCAAAAAGTGGCGAAGTAAATACTAGTATTGCCACTGGAGCAATAATTGCAGGAGCATACTTTGGAGATAGGTGCTCTCCTATGTCCTCTAGTGCCAATCTAATCGCCAACCTTACTGAAACAGAGCTTTTTATAAACATAAAAAACATGCTAAAAAGCGCAGTACTTCCTTTTATACTTTCATTGATACTCTATTTTGTAGTATCACTGAGCTCTCCACTTAACACTGCGTCTGGTGGTATTGATAAGGCTATAGTAAAAAGCTTTGATATAAGTATATTGGCGCTTTTGCCTTCTATTATAATCCTTGTACTATCAATATTTAGAGTCAATGTCAAAATTTCTATGTTTTTAAGCATCGCCTTAGCTAGTGTACTTAGCATCTATATCCAAGGTTATAAAATTAATGAGGTGCTCTACTTTATACTTATGGGATTTCATTTGGACTTTGCTAATCCACTTTACCTCATAATAAAAGGTGGGGGCATAATCTCTATGCTAAGACCTGCTATAGTGGTTTTTATTTCATGTAGTCTAGCTGGAATATTTGAAGGTACTAAAACTCTTCAAAGCGTAGAAAAGCTTCTGCTAAAAGCGAACTCAAGAAGTAGCCTATTTTTATATACCACAATTGTGAGCATCCTAACTGCAGCCTTTGGTTCAAATCAATCCATCGCAGCTGTTCTTACTGCTTCACTTATGGATAAAGCATATAAGCAAAATTCCGTAGACAAATACCAGATGGCTCTTGATTTAGAAAACACTGGCATAGTGCTTTCAGCGCTCATTCCTTGGAATCTTGCTGCCTTTGTTCCAACCTCTACTATGGATGTGAGCCCCGTAGGTTTTATCACTTACGCTTTTTATTTATATCTTCTTCCTATAACTAGCTATATGATACTAAGATACAAGAACAAGTAG
- a CDS encoding DUF2294 domain-containing protein, whose product MTKGQVESKISEAISKFEVEQMGRGPEKIRTIIFQDLIIVRLKGFLSTSEKNLAQTKEGVDLIKKVRTALFESSREELELAVKSVLNVEVISTYSDVSTKTGEKIIGIVVDQDIDNYLANL is encoded by the coding sequence ATGACAAAAGGACAAGTTGAATCGAAGATAAGCGAAGCAATAAGTAAATTTGAAGTTGAGCAAATGGGCAGAGGCCCTGAAAAAATACGAACCATAATTTTTCAAGATTTAATTATTGTAAGACTCAAGGGGTTTCTTAGCACATCTGAAAAGAATCTTGCACAGACTAAGGAAGGTGTGGATTTAATTAAAAAAGTTAGGACGGCTTTGTTTGAAAGCTCTAGAGAGGAACTAGAACTAGCAGTAAAATCTGTTCTCAATGTAGAAGTAATAAGCACGTACTCAGATGTCAGTACAAAAACAGGAGAAAAAATCATAGGTATCGTAGTGGATCAAGATATAGATAATTACCTTGCAAACTTGTAA
- a CDS encoding amino acid ABC transporter ATP-binding protein, which produces MLKIEALKKSYGNNVIISDMNFEIKKGEVVSIIGPSGSGKSTFLKTINQLVKPDSGTMHFNGLIYDMSNIDSSIASDLRKHIGMVFQNFGLFSHLTAADNIALGLEKAHGYSKKEAQKKALEMLLLVGLEHKSSSYPNELSGGQQQRVGIARALSSSPALLLFDEPTSALDPELVSEVLAVIKALAESGNTMIIVTHEMSFAKEISDRIIFMDNGQIIMNDTPEKVFSDNAHPRVKAFTSSL; this is translated from the coding sequence ATGCTCAAAATAGAAGCACTAAAAAAATCATATGGCAACAATGTCATAATCTCTGATATGAATTTTGAAATCAAAAAAGGTGAGGTAGTATCCATAATCGGGCCCTCTGGCTCAGGCAAATCTACATTTTTAAAAACTATCAATCAGCTAGTTAAGCCAGATTCAGGCACCATGCACTTTAATGGCTTGATTTATGATATGTCAAACATCGATAGCTCTATTGCCTCTGACCTTAGAAAGCACATCGGCATGGTATTTCAAAATTTCGGTTTGTTTTCTCATCTCACCGCAGCTGATAATATAGCTCTAGGGCTAGAAAAAGCTCATGGCTACAGCAAGAAAGAAGCTCAGAAAAAAGCTTTAGAAATGCTCTTGCTAGTTGGACTAGAGCATAAATCTTCATCTTATCCAAATGAACTATCTGGGGGACAACAGCAAAGAGTAGGGATAGCTAGAGCCCTTTCGTCAAGCCCTGCCCTACTACTTTTTGACGAGCCTACCTCTGCACTAGATCCTGAACTAGTCAGTGAGGTTTTAGCAGTTATAAAGGCTCTTGCAGAGTCTGGTAATACTATGATAATAGTAACTCATGAGATGAGCTTTGCAAAAGAAATATCTGACAGAATAATTTTCATGGACAATGGTCAAATCATTATGAATGACACTCCTGAAAAAGTTTTTTCTGATAATGCTCATCCTAGAGTAAAAGCCTTCACAAGTAGCCTATAG
- a CDS encoding amino acid ABC transporter substrate-binding protein yields the protein MKSNKLPLIIILIAVALGSIMFFSTKDKSSTASEPAEVIKVGMSGSYKPYTYLDEKGELTGFDVDVWKEIGKRTGHEIEFVTSDFSGLFGMLDSAKLDTIANQITVTPEREQKYLFTRPYVYYGAQLISKDDRNDIVDLESLKGKKVAVGLGTNYETIIRDFDKNSEIEIITYDSGSGSYQDVAIGRVDAAMNDRLALQSVINESGLPLKLAGPPINEMQNAFPFLNNEENKELVAQIDSAIDSMYEDGTIKEISMKYFDMDITEKVLN from the coding sequence ATGAAATCGAATAAATTACCATTAATAATTATCTTAATTGCTGTGGCTTTAGGCTCAATCATGTTTTTTAGTACTAAGGATAAGTCATCAACTGCTAGTGAACCTGCTGAAGTTATAAAGGTTGGTATGAGTGGGTCTTACAAACCTTATACCTATTTGGATGAAAAAGGTGAATTAACAGGCTTTGATGTGGATGTTTGGAAAGAAATCGGAAAAAGAACTGGACATGAAATTGAATTTGTAACAAGCGATTTTAGCGGACTATTTGGAATGCTTGACTCAGCAAAGCTAGACACTATAGCTAATCAAATAACTGTTACACCAGAACGCGAACAAAAATATCTTTTCACTCGTCCTTATGTGTACTATGGAGCTCAACTCATTAGTAAGGATGATAGAAACGACATCGTAGACCTTGAGTCATTAAAAGGCAAAAAAGTTGCAGTGGGTCTAGGAACAAATTACGAAACTATAATTAGAGATTTTGACAAAAACTCTGAGATAGAAATCATTACCTATGACAGCGGTTCAGGTTCATACCAAGATGTTGCCATCGGTCGTGTTGATGCAGCTATGAATGATAGATTGGCTCTTCAATCTGTAATTAACGAATCGGGGCTTCCATTAAAGCTTGCTGGTCCGCCTATCAACGAAATGCAAAATGCCTTTCCTTTTCTTAATAATGAGGAAAACAAAGAATTAGTTGCTCAAATAGACAGTGCAATTGATAGTATGTACGAAGATGGAACTATAAAAGAAATATCTATGAAATATTTTGACATGGATATCACTGAGAAGGTGCTTAATTAA